From the genome of Chania multitudinisentens RB-25, one region includes:
- a CDS encoding TRAP transporter large permease translates to MDAFILLITLGVMLAIGVPVAYAVGISAIAGAFWIDLPLEAVMIQITNGVNKFSLLAIPFFILAGAIMAEGGIARRLVNFAYIFVGFIRGGLSLVNIVASTFFGAISGSSVADTASIGSVMIPEMDKKGYPRDFAAAVTASGSVQAILTPPSHNSVIYSLATGGTVSIAALFIAGILPGLLLSFTLMVMCVCFAHKRGYPKGERVPFRQALKIFVDTLWGLMTVVIIMGGILSGIFTATESAAIACLWSFFVTMFIYRDYKWSELPKLMFRTVKTVTIVMILIGFAASFGAIMTYMQLPTRITEFFTSISDNKYVILMWINIMLLLIGTLMDMAPLILILTPVLLPVAINLGIDPVHFGMIMLVNLGIGLITPPVGSVLFVASAVSKQKIEQVVKAMVPFYLALFCVLMLVTYIPAISLFLPKLFGVHTG, encoded by the coding sequence ATGGACGCATTCATTTTATTGATCACCCTTGGCGTCATGCTCGCCATTGGCGTGCCGGTCGCCTACGCCGTCGGTATCAGCGCCATCGCCGGGGCATTCTGGATCGATCTGCCTCTGGAAGCCGTGATGATTCAAATCACCAACGGCGTAAACAAGTTTTCGTTACTGGCCATCCCATTCTTTATTCTGGCCGGAGCCATCATGGCAGAGGGGGGCATCGCCCGTCGCCTGGTGAATTTCGCTTATATTTTCGTTGGTTTTATTCGCGGTGGCCTGTCACTGGTTAATATCGTCGCCTCCACCTTTTTTGGCGCTATCTCTGGTTCGTCAGTGGCAGATACTGCCTCTATCGGCTCGGTGATGATCCCTGAAATGGACAAGAAGGGTTACCCGCGTGACTTCGCCGCAGCGGTGACCGCCAGCGGCTCGGTGCAGGCGATCCTGACGCCGCCAAGCCATAACTCGGTCATCTATTCATTAGCCACCGGCGGCACCGTTTCCATCGCTGCATTGTTTATCGCCGGGATCTTACCGGGCCTGTTGCTGAGCTTTACGCTGATGGTGATGTGTGTCTGCTTTGCCCACAAGCGCGGTTATCCAAAAGGCGAGCGCGTGCCGTTCCGCCAGGCATTGAAGATCTTCGTTGATACCCTGTGGGGGTTAATGACGGTGGTCATCATTATGGGCGGTATCCTTTCCGGTATCTTTACCGCCACCGAATCCGCCGCGATTGCCTGCCTGTGGTCATTCTTCGTCACCATGTTCATCTATCGTGACTACAAATGGTCTGAGCTGCCTAAACTGATGTTCCGCACGGTGAAAACCGTCACCATCGTGATGATCCTGATTGGCTTTGCCGCCAGCTTTGGCGCCATCATGACTTACATGCAGTTGCCAACCCGGATCACCGAATTCTTCACCTCAATCTCCGACAACAAGTATGTGATCCTGATGTGGATCAACATCATGCTGCTGCTGATCGGCACCTTGATGGATATGGCTCCGCTGATCCTGATCCTGACGCCGGTACTGCTGCCAGTAGCGATCAATCTGGGGATCGATCCGGTGCATTTCGGCATGATCATGCTGGTCAACCTGGGTATTGGCCTGATTACACCGCCAGTTGGTTCGGTGCTTTTCGTCGCCAGTGCGGTCAGCAAGCAAAAAATAGAACAGGTGGTGAAAGCTATGGTTCCCTTCTACCTTGCCCTGTTCTGCGTGCTGATGCTGGTCACCTATATTCCGGCGATCTCACTGTTCCTGCCCAAGCTATTTGGCGTCCATACCGGATAA
- a CDS encoding DUF3142 domain-containing protein, with protein MGTAAQILLVKRLCWALLLISPLLAASVAGKTGKGYVDTRDYRAFWLWSGVWSQPVLQQAETLYLHQAEIVMGRQGARFLKLGVPLAKLQAPSIWITVRVTTLDIPDEILAAALRLPARWAAAGNQVVGLQIDFDAATYQLDKYAEFLSHVRSRLPAGFALGVTGLLDWAKTGNASQLNGLPIDELVIQTYQGKQTVTQYEQYLPALLKLRLPFKIGLVQHGVWNPQWQQRLAKSPYYRGEVVFLVNTAR; from the coding sequence ATGGGAACAGCGGCTCAAATACTACTGGTGAAGCGCTTATGCTGGGCGTTATTGCTGATATCGCCGCTGCTCGCTGCGTCAGTAGCAGGCAAAACGGGCAAAGGCTATGTGGATACGCGCGATTATCGCGCGTTCTGGCTGTGGTCTGGCGTGTGGTCGCAACCGGTGTTGCAACAGGCGGAGACTCTGTATCTGCATCAGGCCGAAATTGTGATGGGGCGCCAAGGCGCACGCTTTCTGAAATTGGGGGTGCCGCTGGCTAAACTTCAGGCTCCCTCAATTTGGATTACCGTTCGAGTCACTACGCTGGATATTCCCGATGAGATCCTGGCGGCGGCTTTGCGTCTGCCTGCGCGCTGGGCGGCTGCCGGTAACCAGGTGGTGGGGTTGCAGATTGATTTTGACGCGGCGACCTATCAGTTAGACAAATATGCGGAATTCCTCAGCCACGTGCGCAGCAGGCTGCCTGCCGGATTTGCGTTGGGGGTTACGGGGTTACTTGATTGGGCGAAAACCGGCAATGCCAGCCAGCTGAATGGGTTACCGATAGACGAATTGGTGATCCAAACTTATCAGGGTAAGCAAACGGTTACGCAGTATGAGCAGTATTTGCCAGCCTTATTGAAGTTGCGTTTACCCTTCAAAATCGGGCTGGTGCAGCATGGGGTTTGGAACCCTCAATGGCAACAACGTCTGGCAAAATCGCCTTATTATCGGGGAGAAGTGGTGTTTCTGGTCAATACGGCCCGCTGA